The following are encoded together in the Tamandua tetradactyla isolate mTamTet1 chromosome 14, mTamTet1.pri, whole genome shotgun sequence genome:
- the LOC143655003 gene encoding olfactory receptor 4M1 isoform X1 gives MEPVNYTRVTEFVLTGLSQTREVQLVLFVIFLSFYLFILPGNVLIICTIRLDPQLTSPMYFLLANLAFLDFWYSSITAPKMLVDFFVERKKISFGGCIAQLFFLHFVGASEMFLLTVMAFDRYAAICRPLHYATIMNQRLCCILVALSWLGGFIHSIIQVAVIIRLPFCGPNELDSYFCDITQVVRIACADTFPEELVMIFSSGLISVVCFIALLVSYAFLLAMLKKHSEINNN, from the coding sequence ATGGAACCTGTAAATTATACCAGGGTGACAGAATTTGTTCTTACTGGCCTATCCCAGACTCGGGAGGTGCAACTAGTCctatttgttatatttctatCCTTCTATTTGTTCATCCTTCCAGGGAATGTCCTTATCATTTGCACTATCAGGCTTGATCCCCAGCTGACCTCACCCATGTATTTCCTGTTGGCTAATCTAGCCTTCCTTGATTTTTGGTATTCATCCATCACAGCCCCTAAAATGCTAGTAGACTTCTTTGTGGAGAGGAAGAAAATTTCCTTTGGTGGATGCATTGCACAGCTCTTCTTCTTGCACTTTGTTGGAGCCTCAGAAATGTTCCTGCTCACAGTGATGGCCTTTGACCGCTATGCTGCCATCTGCCGCCCCCTCCACTATGCTACCATCATGAATCAACGTCTCTGCTGTATTCTAGTGGCTCTCTCCTGGTTGGGTGGCTTCATCCATTCTATAATACAGGTGGCTGTCATTATTCGACTTCCTTTCTGTGGGCCCAATGAGTTAGACAGTTACTTCTGTGACATCACACAGGTTGTCCGAATTGCCTGTGCCGACACCTTCCCAGAGGAGTTAGTGATGATCTTTAGCAGTGGTCTAATCTCCGTGGTGTGCTTCATTGCTCTGCTAGTGTCCTATGCCTTCCTCCTGGCCATGCTAAAGAAACACTCAG
- the LOC143655003 gene encoding olfactory receptor 4M1 isoform X2: MEPVNYTRVTEFVLTGLSQTREVQLVLFVIFLSFYLFILPGNVLIICTIRLDPQLTSPMYFLLANLAFLDFWYSSITAPKMLVDFFVERKKISFGGCIAQLFFLHFVGASEMFLLTVMAFDRYAAICRPLHYATIMNQRLCCILVALSWLGGFIHSIIQVAVIIRLPFCGPNELDSYFCDITQVVRIACADTFPEELVMIFSSGLISVVCFIALLVSYAFLLAMLKKHSE; this comes from the coding sequence ATGGAACCTGTAAATTATACCAGGGTGACAGAATTTGTTCTTACTGGCCTATCCCAGACTCGGGAGGTGCAACTAGTCctatttgttatatttctatCCTTCTATTTGTTCATCCTTCCAGGGAATGTCCTTATCATTTGCACTATCAGGCTTGATCCCCAGCTGACCTCACCCATGTATTTCCTGTTGGCTAATCTAGCCTTCCTTGATTTTTGGTATTCATCCATCACAGCCCCTAAAATGCTAGTAGACTTCTTTGTGGAGAGGAAGAAAATTTCCTTTGGTGGATGCATTGCACAGCTCTTCTTCTTGCACTTTGTTGGAGCCTCAGAAATGTTCCTGCTCACAGTGATGGCCTTTGACCGCTATGCTGCCATCTGCCGCCCCCTCCACTATGCTACCATCATGAATCAACGTCTCTGCTGTATTCTAGTGGCTCTCTCCTGGTTGGGTGGCTTCATCCATTCTATAATACAGGTGGCTGTCATTATTCGACTTCCTTTCTGTGGGCCCAATGAGTTAGACAGTTACTTCTGTGACATCACACAGGTTGTCCGAATTGCCTGTGCCGACACCTTCCCAGAGGAGTTAGTGATGATCTTTAGCAGTGGTCTAATCTCCGTGGTGTGCTTCATTGCTCTGCTAGTGTCCTATGCCTTCCTCCTGGCCATGCTAAAGAAACACTCAG